A window of the Pseudodesulfovibrio sp. JC047 genome harbors these coding sequences:
- a CDS encoding uracil-xanthine permease family protein: protein MSEFHSTEYNFRPKDALLGAQMLFVAFGALVLVPILTGIDSNVALFTAGIGTLIFQIITKGKVPVFLASSFAFLPPLFAAQQGQFSYSGIMCGLVAAGFLYIIISLLIRFFGSDFLHKLLPPIVTGPVIMLIGLILAPTAVNMSLGHNGMVWIEAKNPSMIIAGVALLTTVLTSLLGKGWFKLIPILCGITAGYACALIMDATGITASMQQTFMASAVDGKIAGMGIAPWMDDTFISFATVKDAPWFALPNFSMPTWDLDAILFVVPIAIAPAIEHFGDVLAIGSISGKDYVEDPGIQNTMLGDGVATSVACMLGGPPNTTYSEVSGAVALTRAFNPAIMTWAAITAILLAFVGKLGGLLGTIPMPVMGGIMLLLFGAITVIGLSTLVRSQLDLMQSRNMIIVSIIMVFGLGGMVLNIGITDLKGIGLGAIAGVILNLVLPGKAEAEKTI from the coding sequence CGATCCTGACCGGCATCGATTCCAATGTTGCCCTGTTCACCGCAGGCATAGGCACATTGATTTTTCAAATTATCACCAAGGGCAAAGTCCCGGTCTTCCTGGCATCCAGTTTTGCCTTTCTCCCGCCCCTGTTCGCGGCCCAGCAAGGACAATTTTCTTACTCCGGCATCATGTGCGGTCTGGTTGCAGCCGGCTTCCTGTACATTATCATCAGCTTGCTGATCCGTTTCTTCGGCTCCGACTTCCTTCACAAGCTCTTGCCCCCCATTGTTACCGGTCCTGTTATCATGCTGATCGGCCTGATTTTGGCCCCCACAGCCGTCAACATGTCTCTGGGACACAACGGCATGGTCTGGATCGAAGCGAAAAATCCGTCCATGATCATCGCCGGAGTCGCTCTTCTCACCACGGTTCTGACCTCGCTGCTCGGCAAGGGCTGGTTCAAACTCATCCCCATTCTGTGCGGCATCACCGCTGGATACGCCTGCGCCCTTATCATGGACGCGACCGGCATCACGGCTTCCATGCAGCAAACATTTATGGCCTCGGCCGTTGACGGAAAAATCGCTGGCATGGGCATCGCTCCATGGATGGACGATACTTTCATCAGCTTCGCCACCGTCAAGGATGCACCATGGTTTGCACTCCCGAACTTCAGTATGCCCACCTGGGATCTGGATGCGATCCTCTTTGTCGTCCCCATCGCCATTGCTCCGGCCATTGAACATTTCGGTGACGTTCTGGCCATTGGTTCCATCTCCGGCAAAGACTATGTTGAAGATCCCGGCATCCAGAATACCATGCTCGGTGACGGCGTCGCCACCTCAGTCGCCTGTATGCTCGGTGGCCCGCCGAATACCACCTACTCCGAAGTATCCGGTGCCGTCGCACTGACCCGCGCCTTTAACCCGGCTATCATGACCTGGGCCGCAATCACCGCCATCCTGCTCGCCTTTGTCGGCAAACTCGGCGGCCTGCTCGGCACCATTCCCATGCCGGTCATGGGCGGCATCATGCTGTTGCTCTTCGGTGCCATCACGGTCATCGGTCTGTCCACACTCGTCCGATCTCAACTCGACCTCATGCAGTCCAGAAACATGATTATCGTGTCCATCATCATGGTCTTCGGTCTGGGTGGCATGGTCCTGAATATCGGTATTACCGACTTGAAAGGCATCGGCCTCGGCGCCATTGCCGGTGTGATCCTGAATCTGGTCCTGCCCGGCAAGGCCGAAGCGGAAAAAACCATTTAA
- a CDS encoding glycosyltransferase family 2 protein: protein MRETVTGLILTYNGERLLEKCLKSLDFCDEILVVDSNSSDTTRDIAEACGARIIVNPWPGPVAQFKLALREITTTWVVSLDQDEYLTDELRENIITKLSKKEHIAGYYTPRSSFYFNRFMKHSGWYPDYLFRVFRMGQMEVTASGAHYHFNPRGETAKLRGDILHYPYESFQQHMEKINYYAEEGAIALREKGKRGGMTKALSHATMRFIKLYILKLGFLDGTAGFCNALAGYYYTFQKYIRIEEKGKWGN, encoded by the coding sequence ATGCGCGAAACAGTCACTGGACTCATTCTCACATATAATGGCGAACGCCTGCTTGAAAAATGTCTCAAATCCCTTGATTTCTGCGACGAAATTCTTGTCGTGGATTCAAATTCATCGGATACAACCCGCGATATAGCCGAAGCCTGTGGCGCACGGATCATCGTGAACCCATGGCCTGGCCCGGTCGCCCAATTCAAACTGGCCTTACGTGAAATCACCACAACATGGGTCGTTTCACTGGATCAGGATGAATACCTGACCGATGAGTTACGAGAAAATATCATCACCAAACTCTCCAAAAAGGAACACATCGCAGGCTACTACACCCCCCGGAGTTCATTCTATTTCAACCGATTCATGAAGCACTCCGGCTGGTATCCGGACTATCTTTTCCGAGTTTTCCGCATGGGCCAGATGGAGGTCACCGCCTCGGGCGCCCACTACCACTTCAACCCACGAGGAGAAACGGCAAAACTGCGTGGGGACATCCTGCACTACCCCTACGAATCCTTTCAGCAACATATGGAAAAAATCAATTACTATGCGGAAGAAGGTGCCATTGCCCTCCGGGAAAAGGGCAAACGAGGGGGCATGACCAAAGCCCTGAGCCACGCCACCATGCGATTCATCAAACTCTATATTCTCAAGCTCGGATTTCTCGACGGAACAGCCGGATTCTGCAACGCTCTGGCCGGATATTACTACACTTTTCAGAAATATATCCGTATCGAAGAAAAAGGGAAATGGGGGAATTAA
- a CDS encoding mechanosensitive ion channel domain-containing protein, with amino-acid sequence MEGINLQALIDTGMYYLTTYGARIIVALVVFLIGRMIAKTIANFTRKIIMKAHVDETLGMFLRNIIYYVLLAAVVIAALGQAGINVTSFLAVLGAAGLAVGLALKDSLSNFAAGVIIILLKFFKQGDYVTVGGESGVVTAVNIFNTVLTTPDNKVITVPNSAVLGGTITNVTANPTRRVDMIFGIGYSDDVLKAKTILKRILDEDPRVLDDPAPQVEVSELADSSVNFVVRPWCKTADYWGVYFGVTEKVKLIFDQEGISIPFPQQDVYLHPVDSAEQ; translated from the coding sequence ATGGAAGGAATCAATCTTCAGGCACTTATCGATACCGGCATGTATTATCTGACCACCTACGGTGCCAGAATCATCGTCGCGCTGGTCGTTTTTCTGATCGGACGCATGATTGCCAAGACCATTGCGAATTTCACCCGAAAAATCATCATGAAAGCCCATGTCGATGAAACACTCGGCATGTTTTTACGCAACATCATCTATTATGTCCTCCTCGCCGCCGTGGTCATCGCCGCCCTTGGTCAGGCCGGAATCAACGTCACGTCCTTCCTGGCTGTTCTCGGTGCCGCAGGCTTGGCCGTCGGCCTTGCACTCAAGGACTCCCTGTCCAATTTCGCGGCCGGTGTCATCATCATTCTGCTCAAATTCTTCAAACAAGGTGACTATGTCACGGTTGGCGGAGAATCCGGTGTGGTGACAGCCGTCAACATCTTCAACACGGTTCTGACAACCCCGGACAACAAGGTCATCACCGTACCAAACTCAGCCGTCCTCGGCGGCACTATTACCAATGTCACGGCCAATCCCACCCGACGCGTGGATATGATTTTCGGCATTGGATATTCAGATGACGTGCTCAAGGCAAAGACCATCCTGAAACGCATTCTTGACGAAGACCCGCGCGTCCTCGACGATCCAGCCCCACAAGTGGAAGTATCGGAACTCGCAGACTCGTCAGTCAACTTCGTGGTCCGTCCATGGTGCAAGACAGCCGACTATTGGGGTGTCTACTTTGGCGTCACGGAAAAGGTCAAATTGATTTTCGATCAGGAAGGCATTTCCATTCCCTTCCCGCAACAGGATGTGTATCTGCACCCCGTTGATAGCGCGGAGCAATAA